From the genome of Vagococcus entomophilus:
TACTGCCAGTGCCAGTATGATGAGTGATGCAATGATTGGCAAAAGCGAAGCAGAAGCGCTACACTTAATTCAAGAATTTTCAGAATTAGTTCAAGGACAAGAAATCAAGCATTTGGATGAGCTAGGAGATGCCGCCATGTTAAGTGGTGTAGCTAAATTTCCTGCTAGAATCAAATGTGCCACACTGGCTTGGAAAGCTCTAGGAAGAGCTTTAGCCGAACAAAAAACAACAACAATCGGGCATGCAGCTCATTGTGAAGTGAACACTAAGGAAGGTGACAAAAATGAGTGAAGTACCTCAACTTGAAGAATATAAATTTGGCTTTCACGATGATGTGCAGCCACTATTTTCAACTGGAAAAGGCTTGACAGAAGAAATCGTCAGAGAAATTTCAGCGGTCAAAAAAGAACCAGAATGGATGCTTGACTTTCGTTTGAAGTCGCTAGCCCAATTTAACAAAATGCCCATGCAAGAGTGGGGACCAGACCTTTCAGACATTGATTTTGAAAAAATCAAATACTATCAAAAGGCTAGTGACAAACCTGCCCGTGATTGGGAAGATGTACCCGATAAAATC
Proteins encoded in this window:
- the sufU gene encoding Fe-S cluster assembly sulfur transfer protein SufU codes for the protein MALSKLDNLYRQVILDHSSHPHHHGVLDQATNQIEMNNPTCGDVIQLQFVLDAQQVIQDIRFSGSGCSISTASASMMSDAMIGKSEAEALHLIQEFSELVQGQEIKHLDELGDAAMLSGVAKFPARIKCATLAWKALGRALAEQKTTTIGHAAHCEVNTKEGDKNE